A section of the Mangifera indica cultivar Alphonso chromosome 12, CATAS_Mindica_2.1, whole genome shotgun sequence genome encodes:
- the LOC123193400 gene encoding uncharacterized protein LOC123193400 isoform X2: MIRGILVVSLIGFLAWAYHTTVPPPPKICGSPGGPPITGPRIKLRDGRHLAYVEHGLPKHLAKHKIVFFHGFGSCRHDVVIAENLSQETVEELGIYIVSFDRAGYGESDPNPKRTIKSLAMDTEELADQLGLGSKFYVVGYSMGGHTVWSCLRYIPHRLAGATLIAPVINYWWPGFPRNLSTKAYNLQLPQDQWALRVAHYTPWLTYWWNTQKLFPASAVAAGHPQIFSTQDIQLISKVAGRQAQKSQVLQQGEFESNHRDMMIGFGSWEFDPMDLRNPFPDGEGTVHIWQGDEDRLVPVILQRYIANKLPWIQYHELPGSGHFFPVLDGMSESILKALLLRNVETSI, translated from the exons ATGATTCGGGGAATTCTAGTTGTCTCTTTGATCGGATTTCTGGCATGGGCATATCACACAACCGTTCCTCCACCTCCGAAAATCTGTGGCTCTCCTGGTGGCCCTCCCATTACAGGACCTAGAATAAAGCTGAGAGATGGAAGGCATTTGGCTTACGTGGAGCATGGCTTACCAAAACATCTGGCCAAGCATAAGATTGTCTTTTTCCATGGTTTTGGCTCTTGCAGACATGATGTAGTCATTGCAGAGAACCTCTCTCAA GAAACTGTTGAGGAACTTGGGATATACATTGTGTCATTTGACAGAGCAGGGTATGGTGAGAGTGATCCGAATCCGAAGCGAACCATTAAGAGTTTGGCGATGGATACAGAAGAGCTTGCTGATCAGTTGGGACTTGGATCCAAGTTTTATGTGGTTGGGTATTCTATGGGAGGTCATACAGTTTGGAGCTGCCTCAGATACATCCCCCACAG GCTAGCTGGAGCAACACTAATTGCTCCAGTTATCAACTACTGGTGGCCTGGATTTCCCAGAAACTTATCAACAAAAGCTTACAACCTACAGCTACCACAGGATCAATGGGCTCTTCGTGTCGCCCACTACACTCCATGGCTGACCTACTGGTGGAACACCCAAAAATTATTTCCTGCATCTGCTGTTGCAGCAGGTCATCCTCAGATTTTCTCCACTCAAGATATACAACTTATCTCTAAGGTTGCAGGGAGACAAGCACAGAAG TCACAAGTACTTCAGCAAGGAGAATTCGAGTCCAACCATCGTGACATGATGATTGGATTTGGGAGCTGGGAATTTGATCCAATGGATCTCCGGAACCCTTTTCCTGATGGTGAAGGCACTGTTCACATATGGCAGGGTGATGAAGATAGGCTAGTGCCAGTAATTCTGCAACGCTACATAGCCAATAAACTGCCATGGATTCAGTACCATGAATTACCGGGTAGTGGACACTTCTTTCCAGTACTAGATGGGATGAGTGAATCTATCTTAAAGGCTCTTTTACTTCGTAATGTAGAAAcctcaatttga
- the LOC123193400 gene encoding uncharacterized protein LOC123193400 isoform X1 encodes MKGAFFPSSFLEMIRGILVVSLIGFLAWAYHTTVPPPPKICGSPGGPPITGPRIKLRDGRHLAYVEHGLPKHLAKHKIVFFHGFGSCRHDVVIAENLSQETVEELGIYIVSFDRAGYGESDPNPKRTIKSLAMDTEELADQLGLGSKFYVVGYSMGGHTVWSCLRYIPHRLAGATLIAPVINYWWPGFPRNLSTKAYNLQLPQDQWALRVAHYTPWLTYWWNTQKLFPASAVAAGHPQIFSTQDIQLISKVAGRQAQKSQVLQQGEFESNHRDMMIGFGSWEFDPMDLRNPFPDGEGTVHIWQGDEDRLVPVILQRYIANKLPWIQYHELPGSGHFFPVLDGMSESILKALLLRNVETSI; translated from the exons ATGAAG GGTGCTTTTTTCCCAAGTTCTTTTCTAGAAATGATTCGGGGAATTCTAGTTGTCTCTTTGATCGGATTTCTGGCATGGGCATATCACACAACCGTTCCTCCACCTCCGAAAATCTGTGGCTCTCCTGGTGGCCCTCCCATTACAGGACCTAGAATAAAGCTGAGAGATGGAAGGCATTTGGCTTACGTGGAGCATGGCTTACCAAAACATCTGGCCAAGCATAAGATTGTCTTTTTCCATGGTTTTGGCTCTTGCAGACATGATGTAGTCATTGCAGAGAACCTCTCTCAA GAAACTGTTGAGGAACTTGGGATATACATTGTGTCATTTGACAGAGCAGGGTATGGTGAGAGTGATCCGAATCCGAAGCGAACCATTAAGAGTTTGGCGATGGATACAGAAGAGCTTGCTGATCAGTTGGGACTTGGATCCAAGTTTTATGTGGTTGGGTATTCTATGGGAGGTCATACAGTTTGGAGCTGCCTCAGATACATCCCCCACAG GCTAGCTGGAGCAACACTAATTGCTCCAGTTATCAACTACTGGTGGCCTGGATTTCCCAGAAACTTATCAACAAAAGCTTACAACCTACAGCTACCACAGGATCAATGGGCTCTTCGTGTCGCCCACTACACTCCATGGCTGACCTACTGGTGGAACACCCAAAAATTATTTCCTGCATCTGCTGTTGCAGCAGGTCATCCTCAGATTTTCTCCACTCAAGATATACAACTTATCTCTAAGGTTGCAGGGAGACAAGCACAGAAG TCACAAGTACTTCAGCAAGGAGAATTCGAGTCCAACCATCGTGACATGATGATTGGATTTGGGAGCTGGGAATTTGATCCAATGGATCTCCGGAACCCTTTTCCTGATGGTGAAGGCACTGTTCACATATGGCAGGGTGATGAAGATAGGCTAGTGCCAGTAATTCTGCAACGCTACATAGCCAATAAACTGCCATGGATTCAGTACCATGAATTACCGGGTAGTGGACACTTCTTTCCAGTACTAGATGGGATGAGTGAATCTATCTTAAAGGCTCTTTTACTTCGTAATGTAGAAAcctcaatttga